A DNA window from Gasterosteus aculeatus chromosome 16, fGasAcu3.hap1.1, whole genome shotgun sequence contains the following coding sequences:
- the LOC120833879 gene encoding exosomal polycystin-1-interacting protein-like, with amino-acid sequence MEMSLNNVSSIWSHWLLLFLTQVTLTTNSAPRSETSLSLNTTLLFNSGAYNLRNCSCYSPIRECDEVLANSLCRCHTVLRSALPPAGLREPGRLAVWVKELWVLEELLNRSMVGHLLLSFCGMKPIDSQYLVLLGLRTLRIHSAAPEAPYPSQEMIISPASGVAVELEALYFDLSSSFHVTFLDVAVLNGLSVLKAYSVVGPPAQTLSQQFPHLAVPFSLPSPATPDNPTDPSEQTAVLQQNLLFTFVY; translated from the coding sequence ATGGAGATGTCTCTAAACAACGTCTCCTCTATCTGGTCACATTGGTTGCTGTTATTCCTGACCCAAGTCACCCTGACAACCAACTCGGCCCCCCGATCTGAAACTTCCCTATCGCTCAATACCACTTTGTTGTTCAACAGTGGTGCCTACAACCTGCGGAATTGCAGCTGCTACTCTCCCATTCGGGAATGCGATGAGGTACTGGCCAACTCGCTGTGCAGATGCCACACCGTTTTGCGCTCCGCTCTGCCCCCTGCCGGGCTCAGAGAGCCTGGACGACTGGCAGTGTGGGTGAAAGAGCTCTGGGTTCTGGAGGAGTTGCTGAACCGGAGCATGGTGGGCCATTTGCTCTTGTCTTTTTGTGGAATGAAACCAATAGACAGTCAGTACCTGGTTCTGCTAGGTCTACGGACCCTCAGGATCCACAGCGCAGCACCAGAGGCTCCCTACCCGAGCCAGGAAATGATCATCTCCCCAGCATCGGGGGTGGCAGTGGAGCTGGAGGCTTTGTACTTTGACTTATCCTCTTCCTTCCATGTGACCTTTCTGGATGTAGCAGTTCTGAATGGGCTCTCTGTCCTAAAGGCATACAGTGTGGTGGGACCACCTGCTCAAACACTCTCTCAACAGTTCCCACACCTGGCAGTGCCCTTTTCTCTGCCATCTCCTGCTACTCCGGATAACCCCACCGATCCCAGTGAGCAGACTGCAGTGCTTCAGCAGAACctgctttttacatttgtgtaCTAA